In Phosphitispora fastidiosa, a single window of DNA contains:
- a CDS encoding flagellar hook-length control protein FliK, which translates to MLQTMPFMAIAGNPAVKPGNGPSQDRECRNDVRSSHRAKETPFSETLKDASHNVCENEQNNETAMTERKDSVSRRSGEAGSEKAAAKEADVKDTDVKEVRHPEADELMQLLEMLRELESEAGWNAIAAEGGNQIGLAGGGLSRSEFASLTGLLQDLSSMNNLDPGQLKKLLGNFLKVLEAAGEVSPGMNDLKLLIQNQLNPETGLPREVFLTQLAAKVRQLTGIAGDGSGQNRELSNGSKEAQPASAQKPAEPGGGQAKTTGSGSGDAGRPGSPAVTGENETGGMVKTNTAADVSAKANGAPAMPDSGSGSEAGRRLLEKASASDVVMKTASENQTSAPENARPVGNSEPQAAGPRIEQLQAQVGTQHQYSGNGSADGGSTPGQVSPATYTTQTYQGDRAVFTQIIQKVKLAAAPGTSEMQIELKPEFLGRLKLTVSTENGLVTARFNTHSPQVKAVIEANLAALRDSLADQGIKVDQLSVTVTPEKNHSGQGERDGLFKRRNQARGSRLPLNEDQLETVFSAGARRLTSAGYYGNTVDFTA; encoded by the coding sequence ATGTTGCAGACAATGCCATTTATGGCCATTGCAGGTAATCCGGCAGTAAAACCGGGAAACGGCCCCAGTCAGGACAGAGAGTGCCGGAATGATGTCCGGAGCAGTCATAGGGCTAAAGAGACACCCTTCTCTGAGACACTGAAAGATGCTTCTCACAATGTCTGTGAGAATGAGCAAAACAATGAAACAGCTATGACTGAAAGGAAGGACTCAGTAAGCAGACGGTCCGGCGAAGCCGGGTCTGAGAAGGCAGCTGCAAAAGAGGCAGATGTTAAAGATACAGATGTCAAAGAGGTTCGCCATCCTGAAGCAGATGAATTGATGCAGCTATTGGAAATGCTCCGGGAACTTGAGTCGGAAGCGGGTTGGAACGCCATTGCAGCTGAAGGCGGTAACCAGATTGGTTTAGCGGGCGGCGGGCTTTCACGGAGTGAATTTGCATCTCTGACCGGATTGCTGCAGGACCTAAGTAGTATGAACAATCTGGATCCAGGTCAGCTCAAAAAGCTCCTTGGCAATTTTCTGAAGGTGTTAGAAGCAGCCGGAGAGGTTTCGCCGGGAATGAACGACCTAAAACTCCTGATACAGAACCAATTAAACCCTGAGACCGGTTTACCCCGGGAGGTATTTCTGACTCAGCTTGCTGCAAAAGTCAGGCAGTTAACCGGAATTGCCGGGGACGGATCTGGGCAAAACCGGGAGCTGTCGAACGGAAGTAAGGAAGCTCAGCCTGCAAGTGCACAAAAACCGGCAGAACCTGGAGGGGGGCAGGCGAAAACAACAGGAAGCGGCTCAGGAGATGCCGGAAGGCCTGGCAGTCCGGCGGTCACCGGTGAGAATGAAACCGGTGGGATGGTTAAAACTAACACGGCGGCTGATGTAAGCGCCAAGGCAAATGGTGCGCCGGCGATGCCGGACAGCGGAAGCGGTTCTGAAGCGGGAAGGCGGTTGTTGGAGAAAGCCTCTGCCAGTGATGTCGTAATGAAGACAGCCTCAGAAAATCAAACAAGCGCTCCCGAAAATGCCAGACCGGTTGGCAACAGTGAACCGCAGGCAGCAGGACCCCGTATTGAACAGCTTCAGGCTCAGGTCGGAACACAGCACCAATATTCGGGAAACGGTTCTGCCGATGGAGGCAGCACACCTGGTCAGGTTTCCCCAGCCACCTACACCACGCAAACCTATCAGGGAGACCGGGCAGTTTTTACCCAGATTATCCAGAAGGTAAAACTTGCCGCTGCTCCGGGAACATCTGAAATGCAGATTGAGCTTAAACCCGAGTTTCTGGGCAGGTTAAAACTGACGGTAAGTACCGAAAACGGTCTGGTGACAGCCAGATTCAATACTCACAGCCCACAGGTCAAGGCAGTTATTGAGGCGAATCTGGCAGCTCTTAGGGATAGTTTAGCTGACCAGGGCATCAAAGTAGACCAGCTTTCAGTAACTGTTACCCCTGAAAAAAATCATTCGGGACAAGGGGAACGTGATGGCTTATTCAAGAGAAGGAATCAAGCCAGGGGCAGTCGGCTGCCGCTAAATGAAGACCAGCTTGAAACGGTGTTTTCTGCCGGCGCAAGGCGTCTGACTAGCGCCGGGTATTATGGCAATACAGTTGATTTTACGGCATAG
- the fliI gene encoding flagellar protein export ATPase FliI, with the protein MQKFEKYFQAIEKTEPIKTNGKVTQVIGLIIESQGPGANLGELCYVFPNKGSLKIKAEVVGFRENKILLMPLGELSGIGPGCEVVATGDTFRVGVGNRILGRIIDGLGNPLDCGGCLEISVDYPVNNSPPNPLDRKRITEPLSIGVKAIDGMLTCGKGQRIGIFSGSGVGKSTLLGMVARNTSADVNVIALIGERGREVREFIEKDLGEEGLRRSVVVVATSDQPALVRLKGAMVATTIAEYFRDQGLDVMFMMDSVTRFAMAQREIGLAVGEPPATRGYTPSVFALLPKLLERSGTSASGTITGLYTVLVDGDDHNEPIADAVRGILDGHIVLTRELAMQTHYPAIDVLASVSRVMNDIVPEGHRKSADEMRSIMATYREAKDLIDIGAYSMGSNPKIDYAISKIDRVLEFLKQGVDDKYTFEDAVDILRALAENRISA; encoded by the coding sequence ATGCAAAAGTTTGAAAAGTATTTTCAGGCCATAGAAAAGACAGAACCGATTAAGACAAACGGTAAAGTCACCCAGGTTATCGGTCTTATTATCGAGTCCCAGGGTCCTGGGGCCAACCTGGGGGAATTATGTTATGTTTTTCCGAATAAAGGTTCTCTGAAGATAAAGGCAGAGGTTGTAGGGTTCAGAGAAAATAAGATTCTCCTGATGCCCCTCGGTGAACTAAGCGGTATCGGTCCCGGGTGTGAAGTTGTGGCAACCGGGGATACCTTCAGGGTTGGTGTGGGAAACCGGATTCTGGGAAGGATTATCGACGGTCTGGGTAATCCCCTCGATTGTGGCGGATGCCTTGAGATTTCAGTGGATTACCCGGTAAATAATAGTCCGCCTAATCCACTGGACAGGAAACGGATCACGGAACCTCTGTCAATAGGAGTTAAGGCAATAGATGGTATGCTGACCTGTGGCAAGGGACAGCGGATTGGGATATTTTCCGGAAGCGGGGTTGGTAAGAGTACCCTTTTGGGAATGGTTGCCCGAAACACATCAGCCGATGTTAATGTAATAGCTCTGATTGGCGAACGTGGCCGTGAGGTCAGGGAGTTTATTGAGAAAGACCTGGGTGAAGAAGGTCTGCGGCGTTCGGTAGTGGTTGTGGCCACTTCGGACCAACCCGCACTGGTACGGTTGAAGGGCGCCATGGTAGCGACTACAATAGCAGAATACTTCAGGGACCAGGGGCTGGATGTGATGTTTATGATGGATTCGGTAACCCGTTTTGCCATGGCCCAAAGGGAGATCGGGCTGGCAGTAGGCGAACCTCCTGCCACCAGGGGATATACTCCTTCTGTATTTGCACTATTGCCAAAGCTTCTGGAACGCTCCGGGACCTCAGCCAGTGGAACCATAACCGGGTTGTATACCGTACTTGTAGATGGCGATGACCACAATGAACCTATTGCTGATGCTGTAAGGGGTATTCTGGATGGGCATATAGTTCTCACCAGGGAACTGGCAATGCAGACCCATTATCCTGCCATAGATGTTCTGGCAAGTGTCAGCCGGGTTATGAATGACATTGTGCCAGAAGGCCATAGGAAGTCTGCTGATGAAATGCGCAGCATAATGGCAACTTACAGGGAAGCTAAGGACTTGATAGATATTGGAGCTTATTCAATGGGCAGCAACCCAAAAATAGATTATGCCATATCTAAGATCGACCGGGTGCTTGAATTTTTGAAACAGGGTGTAGATGATAAATATACTTTTGAGGATGCTGTTGATATCCTCAGGGCTCTTGCCGAGAACCGTATATCGGCATAA
- a CDS encoding TIGR02530 family flagellar biosynthesis protein, with amino-acid sequence MVDKVMYPQPIIPVGPSKAGTKPQKPEQGPQVPFRDVLENQLTAGGIKFSSHARQRLEVRNIRLTGDDLAKISSAVDRAAQKGSRDSLIMMNNLAFVVSVKNKTVITAMDNAGMKDHVFTNIDSAVIV; translated from the coding sequence ATGGTAGATAAGGTGATGTATCCCCAGCCAATTATACCGGTTGGTCCATCTAAAGCAGGAACCAAGCCGCAAAAGCCGGAACAGGGGCCACAGGTTCCATTCAGGGACGTGCTGGAAAATCAGCTTACAGCAGGGGGGATCAAATTCTCATCCCATGCCCGGCAAAGGCTGGAGGTAAGAAATATCAGGCTTACCGGAGACGACTTGGCTAAAATCAGCAGCGCTGTTGACCGGGCCGCTCAAAAAGGATCCAGGGACTCCCTGATTATGATGAATAACCTGGCTTTTGTGGTAAGTGTCAAAAACAAAACAGTAATCACTGCTATGGATAATGCCGGTATGAAGGACCATGTATTTACCAATATTGACAGCGCTGTTATCGTGTAA
- a CDS encoding flagellar hook capping FlgD N-terminal domain-containing protein gives MSGIVGSTQESTASAVKKVLGKDDFLKLMITQLRYQDPLEPTDNKDFIAQMAQFSSLEQMANMSKGFETMAQFQESILRESAVGQAINLIGKTVSAILPVESVTGKINTEQTKLYLEADKNSMTLQTLAKDTPVTVLALEGGMYEVLLQNGTRGYVAEDALTIDDNPRITGVATGMKLIDGSPHVTINGKDVPLTQVEEVKLAAEEGV, from the coding sequence GTGTCCGGAATTGTTGGCAGTACACAGGAAAGTACGGCCAGTGCGGTTAAAAAGGTTCTCGGGAAAGACGATTTTCTGAAACTGATGATTACCCAGCTCAGGTATCAGGATCCGCTGGAACCAACTGATAACAAGGACTTTATTGCCCAGATGGCCCAGTTCAGTTCCCTGGAACAGATGGCTAACATGAGCAAGGGTTTTGAAACAATGGCTCAGTTCCAGGAATCAATACTCAGGGAATCGGCGGTAGGCCAGGCCATAAACCTGATCGGGAAGACGGTAAGCGCAATTCTGCCTGTAGAATCGGTTACCGGAAAAATTAATACTGAACAGACCAAGCTTTATCTGGAGGCAGACAAAAACTCGATGACGTTACAGACTCTTGCCAAGGATACCCCGGTTACGGTGCTGGCCCTGGAAGGTGGGATGTATGAGGTGCTCCTGCAAAACGGTACCAGAGGTTATGTTGCTGAGGATGCCCTGACTATTGATGACAACCCAAGAATTACCGGAGTTGCCACAGGAATGAAGCTTATTGATGGGTCACCACATGTTACCATAAACGGGAAGGATGTTCCCCTAACCCAGGTTGAGGAGGTTAAATTGGCCGCTGAGGAAGGTGTTTAG
- the fliJ gene encoding flagellar export protein FliJ, which translates to MKKFVFKLQTALDLKLKAEEMKKEELVTATDIYKESCRVLEYLKTRLAEIQDTVRGKQGEQFDVTEIRRCQDYIPVINEHISQQALITEEHRVAMEEVRGELVEIMKERKILEKLRTRHYQDYMREFLREEQKQIDEMATTGFIHRDSAV; encoded by the coding sequence ATGAAAAAGTTTGTCTTCAAGCTCCAGACGGCACTTGACCTCAAACTGAAGGCTGAGGAAATGAAAAAGGAAGAACTGGTTACGGCAACTGATATATATAAGGAAAGCTGCCGGGTCCTGGAATACCTGAAAACAAGATTGGCTGAAATTCAGGATACGGTAAGAGGGAAACAGGGAGAGCAATTTGATGTCACCGAAATAAGGAGATGCCAGGACTACATACCTGTCATCAATGAACATATCAGCCAGCAGGCGCTGATAACTGAGGAGCACCGCGTCGCCATGGAAGAGGTCAGAGGCGAACTTGTCGAAATAATGAAAGAAAGAAAGATCCTGGAAAAGCTCAGGACAAGGCACTACCAGGATTATATGCGAGAGTTCCTCAGGGAGGAACAGAAACAGATCGACGAGATGGCGACAACAGGCTTTATACACAGGGATTCAGCTGTATAA
- a CDS encoding FliH/SctL family protein — MSKVIKGLSVKLQSPMIVRHGSDTGPEPLPDDYHGPISEQDVGQLKDQAAQILSETEQMVKELLGTARQEAEKIIRNSREEAQDLIEVGRQKLREIEEEAYAKGWQEGNKAAMEEYEAKLREADAILEKAEEEKWRVVAGSEEEIVRLSVAVARKVIDREMETNPEIVADMVKRAVQKATDREELTVRVNPDNLDVTINARDDISQEVKGIRKLKVLADPAIAPGGCVVESHNGTVDARIERQMNEIEQALMEVNPNAKV, encoded by the coding sequence TATAAAGGGTTTGTCCGTCAAGCTGCAATCCCCAATGATTGTACGACATGGCAGTGATACGGGACCGGAACCTCTCCCCGATGATTACCATGGGCCCATATCCGAACAGGATGTAGGACAGCTAAAGGACCAGGCAGCACAGATCCTCAGTGAAACTGAGCAGATGGTTAAGGAACTTCTTGGAACTGCCAGACAGGAAGCTGAGAAGATAATCAGGAACTCCAGGGAAGAGGCCCAGGATTTAATTGAAGTAGGCCGCCAAAAACTAAGGGAAATTGAAGAAGAAGCATATGCCAAGGGTTGGCAGGAAGGCAATAAGGCTGCCATGGAGGAGTATGAGGCAAAACTCAGGGAAGCGGACGCCATTCTGGAAAAGGCCGAAGAAGAAAAATGGCGGGTTGTGGCAGGCTCTGAGGAAGAGATTGTCAGGCTGTCTGTGGCGGTTGCCAGGAAGGTTATCGACCGGGAAATGGAGACAAACCCTGAAATTGTGGCAGATATGGTTAAACGGGCCGTTCAGAAGGCTACCGACAGAGAGGAACTAACTGTAAGAGTCAATCCAGATAACCTGGATGTTACTATAAATGCCAGAGATGATATTTCACAGGAAGTGAAAGGGATTCGCAAATTAAAGGTTTTGGCTGACCCGGCAATTGCTCCGGGGGGTTGTGTAGTTGAAAGTCACAATGGTACTGTTGACGCAAGAATCGAGAGACAGATGAATGAGATAGAACAAGCTTTGATGGAAGTGAATCCAAATGCAAAAGTTTGA
- a CDS encoding MotE family protein, with protein MRVKKILSRIILVILILGIVAGAVWVLDWLAVIDVRKTAGKIPVVGKMISAEEVKDDKKDDKKDGKEAPPNPLEEENKKLKEQVQRLEKQAGEMAKQLEIVNTEKQDLLEERETLQGTLASMKSLQEQQEGAEVSYQKLAEYYTEMKPEAAVNIMNNLADDVTIGILQYLDNEQTAKILSAMEPEKAAGIVDQMKQ; from the coding sequence GTGCGGGTAAAAAAGATACTTTCCAGAATTATATTAGTAATACTGATTCTTGGCATAGTTGCAGGCGCTGTATGGGTCCTGGACTGGCTGGCAGTGATTGATGTCCGGAAGACGGCCGGAAAGATTCCTGTTGTTGGGAAAATGATATCCGCAGAAGAAGTAAAAGACGATAAAAAGGACGACAAAAAAGATGGCAAAGAGGCCCCGCCCAACCCCTTGGAAGAGGAAAATAAAAAGCTTAAGGAGCAAGTGCAAAGGCTTGAAAAACAGGCTGGGGAGATGGCCAAACAGTTGGAGATTGTGAATACCGAAAAACAGGACCTGTTGGAAGAAAGGGAAACTCTTCAGGGTACTCTGGCATCAATGAAGAGTCTTCAGGAGCAGCAAGAGGGAGCCGAGGTCAGCTATCAGAAACTGGCAGAATACTATACTGAAATGAAACCCGAAGCTGCAGTTAATATAATGAACAATCTAGCTGATGACGTTACCATTGGGATACTGCAGTACCTTGATAATGAACAGACCGCCAAAATTCTTAGCGCCATGGAGCCGGAGAAAGCGGCAGGTATTGTAGATCAGATGAAACAATAG